In a genomic window of Gammaproteobacteria bacterium:
- a CDS encoding acylphosphatase — MNSGAGKSVRFVVSGTVQGVFFRAATQEQARRLGLAGYVKNLHDGRVEVHARGASGAVEALERWLWQGPPNAEVTAVEVAHAAPASAGQPAQGSFDVR; from the coding sequence ATGAATTCCGGCGCCGGCAAGAGCGTACGGTTTGTCGTGAGCGGCACAGTGCAGGGCGTGTTCTTCCGCGCCGCCACGCAGGAGCAGGCCCGTAGGCTGGGACTCGCTGGTTATGTCAAAAACCTGCATGACGGCCGGGTCGAAGTGCATGCGCGCGGCGCGAGCGGTGCCGTGGAGGCGCTGGAGCGCTGGCTGTGGCAGGGCCCGCCTAACGCAGAAGTAACCGCGGTGGAGGTCGCGCACGCAGCCCCCGCGTCGGCAGGGCAGCCGGCGCAGGGAAGCTTCGACGTCCGCTAG
- a CDS encoding DUF1207 domain-containing protein, whose protein sequence is MLRSIALSATLLFAAGASADDPGDDYGRGYAQGLLDARFKSTPVKVLTVMGGNAILRAQECVQPRQRQALEQALTGLANIARVKWRGPPCTAVQASKRSETPAPIVSDEVALPAGELFPALMADSRQPRFAAHYQAHYIPGGNFNAGLASIGDSFALARTATRAGRFEIGIQAGIFSLFNLDTASLNLINTAFVIGFPASYRRGALSARGRVYHQSSHLGHEFLLGNPGVERINLSYEDAELLLAYELRGIRIYGGGGYIFSANPGLDPAHWHAGLETRWPGALGELDLVGAADFQGFEQQDWEVNQSYLLGLAWRRNGGRELRLMLERFNGFSPNGQFFDTPLSFWGLGVFFDL, encoded by the coding sequence ATGCTCAGATCTATTGCGCTCTCAGCCACGTTGTTGTTCGCGGCCGGCGCAAGCGCGGACGATCCTGGTGATGATTATGGGCGAGGCTACGCACAGGGCCTGCTCGACGCACGCTTCAAAAGTACTCCCGTAAAGGTGCTGACCGTCATGGGCGGCAACGCGATACTGCGCGCCCAGGAGTGCGTACAACCAAGACAGCGCCAGGCGCTTGAACAAGCGCTGACCGGCTTGGCGAACATCGCGCGAGTAAAGTGGCGCGGGCCGCCCTGCACTGCCGTGCAGGCGTCTAAAAGAAGTGAAACACCCGCACCGATCGTCAGTGACGAGGTCGCGCTGCCGGCGGGTGAACTGTTCCCGGCGTTGATGGCCGATTCGCGCCAGCCGCGTTTCGCCGCCCACTATCAGGCGCATTACATCCCCGGCGGGAATTTCAATGCGGGCCTGGCCTCAATCGGGGACTCTTTCGCGCTGGCGAGAACGGCTACGCGCGCGGGCCGTTTCGAGATCGGCATACAGGCCGGCATTTTCTCGCTGTTCAACCTGGACACCGCATCTCTGAACCTGATCAACACCGCCTTCGTAATCGGCTTTCCGGCGAGCTACAGACGCGGCGCGCTCTCCGCGCGCGGCCGGGTCTATCACCAGAGCTCGCATCTGGGCCACGAATTCCTGCTCGGCAATCCGGGGGTCGAGCGCATCAATTTGAGCTACGAGGATGCGGAGCTGCTGCTCGCCTACGAGCTGCGCGGCATACGCATATATGGCGGCGGGGGCTATATTTTTTCGGCCAACCCGGGCCTCGACCCCGCGCACTGGCACGCTGGACTGGAAACCCGCTGGCCAGGTGCGCTCGGCGAACTCGATTTGGTCGGCGCCGCCGACTTTCAGGGCTTCGAGCAGCAGGACTGGGAAGTCAATCAGTCCTATCTGCTGGGATTGGCATGGCGGCGGAACGGCGGGCGCGAGTTGCGGCTGATGCTGGAACGCTTCAACGGCTTCTCACCGAACGGCCAGTTTTTCGATACGCCATTGAGCTTCTGGGGCCTGGGCGTGTTTTTCGATCTCTAG